In Pedobacter sp. SL55, the following proteins share a genomic window:
- a CDS encoding 3-keto-disaccharide hydrolase: protein MSRYKILLASIALLFSGLNSHAQKGWINLFNGKDLKDWNIKIAKHNYNENFGNTFYVQDGLMKVKYDGYESFDKQYGHIFYKKPYSYYLLKIEYRFVGEQAKGGEGWAWRNSGAMLHCQDPATMLKDQNFPISIEAQLLGGNGKDERPTGNVCTPGTTIEIKDNLFTPHCLNSTSKTYHGDQWVTAEFLVLGDSVIKHIINGVTVLTYTKPKIGGGDVANFDPKVKEDGKALTGGYISLQSESHPIEFRTVKLFDLQSYASDQKKLEKILEKLRKD from the coding sequence ATGAGCAGATACAAAATTTTATTAGCCAGCATCGCATTATTATTTAGCGGTTTAAATTCTCATGCCCAAAAAGGCTGGATCAATCTATTTAACGGCAAAGACCTAAAAGACTGGAATATTAAAATTGCTAAACATAATTACAACGAAAACTTTGGCAATACTTTTTATGTACAAGATGGCTTAATGAAAGTGAAGTATGATGGTTATGAGAGTTTCGACAAACAATATGGCCATATTTTCTACAAGAAACCTTACTCTTATTATTTACTAAAAATAGAATACCGTTTTGTAGGCGAACAGGCTAAAGGCGGCGAAGGCTGGGCCTGGAGAAATAGCGGAGCCATGTTACACTGCCAAGATCCTGCTACCATGCTAAAAGATCAAAATTTCCCTATATCTATTGAAGCGCAATTGCTTGGCGGCAACGGCAAAGACGAGCGTCCAACCGGAAATGTTTGTACACCCGGAACTACAATAGAAATTAAAGACAATCTTTTTACACCACATTGTTTAAACAGCACCTCTAAAACTTATCACGGCGATCAATGGGTAACTGCAGAGTTTCTAGTTTTGGGAGATTCGGTAATTAAGCACATTATCAACGGTGTTACCGTACTAACCTATACCAAACCCAAAATTGGCGGTGGCGATGTGGCCAACTTCGACCCGAAAGTAAAAGAAGATGGCAAGGCCTTAACTGGCGGATATATTTCCCTGCAAAGTGAAAGCCACCCTATTGAGTTTAGAACGGTAAAGTTATTTGATTTGCAATCTTATGCTAGTGACCAAAAGAAACTGGAAAAGATTTTAGAGAAGTTGAGGAAGGATTAA
- a CDS encoding L,D-transpeptidase family protein, whose amino-acid sequence MKSFFTILLFIFFATVAVALIYNFWPETRLAKQVKIDYLLVDKSKKTMKAYSGKNLIKTYPISIGKSPIGHKVFEGDNKTPEGIYTINSRNPNSAYHKNLGVSYPNKTDREKAKQLGKSPGGDIKIHGLPDGILSKFDKFHRFFGWTNGCIMVTNAEVDELYEAVVPNAKIEIRP is encoded by the coding sequence ATGAAGAGTTTTTTTACCATTTTACTTTTTATCTTTTTTGCCACGGTTGCAGTTGCCTTAATTTACAATTTTTGGCCCGAAACCAGGTTAGCGAAACAGGTAAAAATAGATTACCTTTTGGTTGACAAATCAAAAAAGACGATGAAAGCCTACAGTGGCAAAAACCTAATCAAAACTTATCCAATTTCTATTGGTAAAAGCCCAATTGGACATAAAGTTTTTGAGGGCGATAACAAAACCCCAGAGGGCATTTATACTATTAATAGCAGAAACCCAAACAGTGCGTACCATAAAAACTTAGGGGTATCTTATCCAAATAAAACAGACAGAGAGAAAGCTAAACAATTAGGCAAATCGCCAGGCGGCGATATCAAAATACATGGTTTACCAGATGGTATACTTTCTAAATTTGACAAATTTCATCGCTTTTTTGGATGGACAAACGGTTGTATCATGGTAACTAATGCCGAAGTGGATGAGCTTTATGAGGCTGTGGTGCCTAATGCAAAAATTGAGATTAGGCCATGA
- a CDS encoding class I SAM-dependent methyltransferase, whose amino-acid sequence MANDNDFLKNLASQLSCPKNTEGIEVANMMHESNIGMTRAAITALQISDGDLILELGHGSCKHLPEILEKAPNTSYYGLEISELMQKQASEANEIATNANRASFHLYNGQQIPFPNQTFNKILTVNTIYFWKQPQDFIREIYRVLKPGGYFSIGFADKDFMESLPFTVYGFDLYSKEMVYNLAETAGLKIKDIASITEKIKSKTGDEVERLYYVALLAK is encoded by the coding sequence ATGGCCAACGATAATGATTTTCTGAAGAACTTGGCTTCGCAACTGAGCTGTCCCAAAAATACCGAAGGCATTGAAGTAGCCAATATGATGCACGAGAGCAATATTGGCATGACTAGGGCCGCCATAACTGCGCTCCAAATAAGCGATGGAGATTTAATTCTAGAACTTGGCCATGGTAGCTGCAAACACTTACCCGAAATTTTAGAAAAAGCCCCCAATACCTCATATTATGGTCTAGAAATTTCTGAACTGATGCAAAAACAAGCTTCGGAAGCTAATGAAATAGCTACAAATGCCAACCGTGCCTCTTTTCATTTGTACAATGGGCAGCAAATCCCCTTTCCAAACCAAACGTTTAATAAAATATTAACTGTTAACACCATTTATTTTTGGAAACAGCCCCAAGATTTCATCAGAGAAATTTATCGTGTGCTAAAACCCGGCGGCTATTTTTCCATTGGCTTTGCAGATAAAGATTTTATGGAAAGCTTACCTTTTACAGTTTACGGTTTTGACTTGTACAGTAAAGAGATGGTTTACAACTTGGCAGAAACAGCGGGGCTTAAAATAAAAGACATTGCTTCAATCACAGAAAAAATCAAGAGCAAAACAGGCGACGAAGTGGAAAGACTTTATTACGTAGCACTATTGGCTAAGTAA
- the rpsA gene encoding 30S ribosomal protein S1, with amino-acid sequence MAKKQVAEKELEAKTAELQGADARLNQKETIESEADSVSIEQIKSQLATPSTDFDWDADDKVFGNYNDEDRKKFEAMYTDTFNQITQGEIISGTVVSINNKDVVLNVGFKSDGLVSASEFRDLPDLKIGDSVDVFVEAPEDANGQLILSRKRAKTQRSWETINAALDNDTIINGFVKSRTKGGLIVDIMGVEAFLPGSQIDIKPIRDYDVYVGKTMEFKVVKINHEFKNVVVSHKVLIEDDLESQKVEIVSKLEKGQVLEGTVKNITDFGVFIDLGGVDGLLHITDISWGRIEHPKEVLTLDQKINVVVLDFDDEKKRIALGLKQLTSHPWENLDANLAVGSKVKGKIVTVADYGAFLEIIPGVEGLIHVSEMSWSQNLRSPQEFLKVGDEIEAEVLTLDRDERKMSLGIKQLTQDPWGAVAERYPVGSKHQAVVKNMTNFGVFVEIEEGIDGLIHISDLSWSKKVNHPNEFTKVGDTLDVVVLELDVDNRKLSLGHKQLEENPWDTFETIFTLDSIHQGTVIKVTDKGAVIALPYGVEGFVPTKHMAKEDGSVLKAEEVADFKIIEFNKDAKRIVVSHARIWEEAKAEVVAEERATKKKDAKAASSAVKKVKDSVEKSTLGDLDVLAQLKSQMENDEKKG; translated from the coding sequence ATGGCAAAAAAACAAGTTGCAGAAAAAGAACTAGAGGCTAAAACAGCCGAACTACAAGGTGCAGACGCCCGTTTGAACCAAAAGGAAACTATTGAGTCAGAAGCTGATTCAGTATCGATCGAACAGATCAAATCACAATTGGCAACCCCTTCAACAGATTTTGACTGGGATGCAGACGACAAAGTTTTTGGTAACTACAATGACGAAGACCGTAAAAAGTTTGAAGCAATGTACACTGATACTTTCAACCAAATCACTCAAGGTGAGATCATCTCTGGTACAGTAGTATCAATCAACAACAAAGACGTAGTATTAAACGTAGGTTTCAAATCTGACGGTTTAGTATCTGCTTCTGAGTTCCGTGATCTTCCTGATTTGAAAATTGGCGATTCAGTTGACGTGTTTGTAGAAGCACCTGAAGATGCAAATGGCCAGTTAATTTTATCTCGTAAGAGAGCAAAAACTCAACGTTCTTGGGAAACTATCAACGCTGCGCTTGACAATGACACGATCATCAACGGTTTCGTTAAGAGCCGTACTAAAGGTGGTTTGATTGTTGACATTATGGGTGTTGAGGCGTTCTTGCCAGGATCTCAAATCGACATTAAACCAATCCGCGATTACGATGTTTATGTTGGTAAAACAATGGAATTTAAAGTGGTTAAAATTAACCATGAATTCAAAAACGTTGTGGTATCACACAAAGTATTGATCGAGGACGATTTAGAGTCGCAAAAAGTTGAAATCGTTTCTAAATTAGAAAAAGGACAAGTACTAGAAGGTACTGTTAAAAATATCACTGATTTCGGTGTATTCATCGATCTTGGTGGCGTAGACGGTTTATTACACATCACTGATATTTCTTGGGGCCGCATAGAGCATCCAAAAGAAGTATTGACATTGGATCAAAAAATCAACGTTGTTGTTTTAGATTTTGATGATGAGAAAAAACGTATCGCATTAGGCTTAAAACAATTAACTTCGCACCCTTGGGAGAATTTAGATGCTAACCTAGCTGTTGGCTCTAAAGTAAAAGGTAAAATCGTAACTGTTGCAGATTACGGTGCTTTCTTAGAAATCATCCCTGGTGTTGAAGGTTTAATCCACGTTTCTGAAATGAGCTGGTCACAAAACTTACGCTCTCCACAAGAGTTCTTAAAAGTTGGTGATGAAATCGAAGCTGAAGTGTTAACTTTAGACAGAGACGAGCGCAAAATGAGCTTGGGTATCAAACAATTAACTCAAGATCCTTGGGGAGCTGTTGCAGAAAGATATCCAGTAGGCAGCAAACACCAAGCTGTTGTTAAAAACATGACTAACTTTGGTGTATTTGTTGAAATTGAAGAAGGAATTGATGGATTAATCCACATTTCTGATCTTTCTTGGAGCAAAAAAGTTAACCACCCTAACGAGTTTACCAAAGTTGGCGATACTTTAGATGTAGTTGTTTTAGAACTTGATGTTGACAACCGCAAATTATCTTTAGGTCACAAACAATTGGAAGAAAACCCTTGGGATACTTTCGAAACTATCTTCACTTTAGATTCAATTCACCAAGGTACAGTAATTAAAGTAACCGATAAAGGTGCTGTAATTGCGTTACCATACGGAGTTGAAGGTTTTGTACCAACAAAACACATGGCTAAAGAAGACGGTTCTGTGTTAAAAGCAGAAGAAGTAGCTGATTTCAAAATTATCGAGTTTAACAAAGATGCTAAACGTATCGTAGTATCTCACGCTCGTATTTGGGAAGAAGCGAAAGCTGAAGTTGTTGCAGAAGAAAGAGCAACTAAGAAAAAAGACGCTAAAGCGGCTAGCTCAGCAGTTAAAAAAGTGAAAGATTCAGTAGAGAAATCAACATTAGGAGATCTTGATGTATTGGCCCAATTGAAATCACAAATGGAAAATGACGAGAAAAAAGGATAA
- a CDS encoding lipid A deacylase LpxR family protein, with protein MYKKLVLATLAILAIVYGSYAQEYKNEFGFKSDNDAYLWHGQDRYYTNGLFVYFRRAMSLPKNEALSIEKATYEISIGQKMYNPISGYRPDPATHDRPFAGYLYGGFKVGLFHKDESVVKIGLDVGTVGPNALGKEAQDLLHSIVGFYKVQGWDYQIANDFAVNANAQYTKLLHRSSDNKVDFTLDSYANLGTTYNGVGIGVVFRAGDINQLFNAAHYNGTISNGSKTEKLTKREFYFYVKPQLNYVAYDATVQGSLLYDTYSPVTFGIKPLVFSQTLGFNYSSPRFTIDYSLIFLSKEIKSTAKAHQYGSISMYYRFN; from the coding sequence ATGTACAAAAAACTCGTTCTGGCTACCCTTGCCATTTTAGCTATTGTTTATGGTTCTTATGCACAAGAGTATAAGAACGAGTTTGGTTTTAAAAGTGATAACGATGCCTACTTGTGGCATGGTCAAGATCGTTACTACACAAATGGCTTGTTTGTCTATTTTAGACGAGCAATGAGCCTTCCCAAAAACGAAGCTTTATCCATAGAAAAGGCCACTTATGAAATTTCCATCGGTCAAAAAATGTACAACCCTATTTCTGGCTATCGTCCCGATCCCGCTACCCACGACAGGCCATTTGCAGGTTATTTATATGGCGGTTTCAAAGTAGGTTTATTTCATAAAGATGAAAGCGTGGTTAAAATTGGCTTAGATGTGGGTACAGTTGGACCTAATGCTTTGGGAAAAGAGGCTCAGGATTTACTACATAGCATTGTCGGTTTTTATAAAGTTCAAGGTTGGGATTATCAAATTGCCAACGATTTTGCCGTAAATGCAAATGCCCAATATACAAAACTTTTACACCGCAGTAGCGATAATAAGGTAGATTTCACTTTAGATTCTTACGCAAATTTAGGTACTACGTACAATGGTGTGGGTATTGGTGTTGTTTTTAGAGCTGGAGACATCAATCAACTTTTTAATGCTGCTCACTACAATGGCACCATTAGCAATGGCAGTAAAACTGAAAAATTAACAAAGAGAGAATTTTACTTTTACGTAAAACCTCAGCTAAACTATGTGGCTTACGATGCTACAGTTCAAGGCAGTTTGTTGTACGACACCTATAGCCCAGTTACTTTCGGTATAAAACCACTGGTGTTCTCGCAAACGCTAGGCTTCAATTATAGCTCGCCACGCTTCACAATCGACTACAGTTTGATTTTCTTATCTAAAGAAATCAAAAGCACAGCCAAGGCACATCAATATGGCAGTATATCGATGTATTATCGTTTCAATTAA
- a CDS encoding TPM domain-containing protein has protein sequence MEKLNLKILSIIILSFINLTTICARQHSLSSIPDPKKQGQDHFVSNPDGILYNVSVLDEALVELEKQTKVEFAVVVVSNFDENQEDFEFAKALFDKWKIGKAGSNNGLLLLIAKDRRKYRFISGDGVEGLLPDIVLKQIGERQLVPAFRENQYDEGILQAIDAVKDILTNPNANAEIQSLISKEKQKSFDWMFALGVSAVIIFLFIFIFRAVNKQAKKTRHWLSKQKKQLN, from the coding sequence ATGGAGAAGCTTAACCTAAAAATCCTTTCGATCATTATATTAAGCTTCATCAACCTCACAACTATTTGTGCTAGACAGCACAGTCTTTCTTCTATTCCAGATCCTAAAAAACAGGGACAAGACCATTTTGTAAGTAACCCAGATGGGATATTATACAATGTCTCTGTTTTAGACGAAGCCCTCGTTGAACTAGAAAAACAAACAAAAGTTGAGTTTGCGGTGGTTGTGGTAAGCAATTTCGACGAAAACCAAGAAGATTTCGAATTTGCCAAAGCACTGTTCGATAAATGGAAAATTGGTAAGGCAGGCAGTAACAACGGGCTTTTACTACTCATCGCAAAAGATAGGCGAAAATACCGCTTCATAAGTGGCGATGGTGTGGAAGGATTGCTGCCAGACATTGTACTCAAACAAATTGGAGAGCGGCAGCTTGTTCCAGCATTTAGAGAAAACCAATACGACGAGGGTATTTTACAAGCCATTGACGCCGTTAAAGATATATTAACAAACCCAAACGCCAATGCGGAAATACAGAGTTTAATTAGTAAAGAGAAACAAAAGAGTTTCGATTGGATGTTTGCTTTAGGAGTTTCGGCAGTAATTATCTTTCTGTTTATTTTCATATTTAGGGCCGTTAATAAACAAGCCAAAAAAACACGGCATTGGTTGAGCAAACAAAAGAAGCAGCTAAACTGA
- the arfB gene encoding alternative ribosome rescue aminoacyl-tRNA hydrolase ArfB, which yields MLPDQSDILKVVSFRTSRSGGKGGQNVNKVSSKVELIFNIDDAYFFTDDEKVRLKEKLASRLDTEGLLHIVSQEDRSQLLNKQRTVMKLIAILKAGLEVQKVRKASKIPKAVKEKRLANKAATAQKKRVEESRILINTYFRHCEEVRRSNLTTPANHQYALRLLRASQ from the coding sequence ATGTTGCCAGATCAATCGGATATATTAAAAGTAGTTAGCTTTAGAACCTCTAGAAGTGGAGGCAAGGGTGGACAAAACGTGAATAAAGTTTCTAGTAAAGTAGAACTGATTTTTAATATCGATGATGCTTATTTCTTTACGGATGATGAAAAAGTTAGGCTGAAAGAAAAGTTAGCTTCGAGGTTAGATACCGAAGGTTTGCTCCATATCGTTTCACAGGAAGATAGAAGTCAATTGCTGAACAAGCAAAGAACAGTTATGAAATTGATTGCTATTTTGAAAGCTGGTTTGGAAGTGCAAAAAGTGCGCAAGGCAAGTAAAATTCCAAAGGCGGTTAAAGAAAAGCGTTTGGCAAATAAGGCGGCAACTGCTCAAAAAAAGAGGGTAGAAGAAAGCCGAATTTTGATTAATACGTATTTTCGTCATTGCGAGGAGGTACGACGAAGCAATCTTACAACGCCTGCAAACCATCAATACGCTTTAAGATTGCTTCGTGCCTCGCAATGA
- a CDS encoding beta-N-acetylhexosaminidase, with protein sequence MKKFILTLLMSLQIVLLQAQLHIIPKPVDIRPGLYPQNTISLNSNTVIGISDEKSLKAAQFLAKYLAKYYHLNLKISSNENDLSGDRIMLSVINFEDFKPHQYFINTDIKNMVNVVASTEEGLFYAVQTIIQLLPPLKTSPLKFPSVSVIDYPRFDYRGMHLDVSRHFFDVAFIKQYIDYLALHKMNYFHWHLTDDHGWRIEIKKYPKLTEVGAWRNGSIIGLWPGKGNENIKYQVLPNDVKITPENAVIKTDGIRHGGFYTQDEVKEVIRYAADRYITVIPEIEMPAHSMAALAAYPEFGTDPKSGYKVAETWGMMNKYNNVFQPTEKTFGFLEDVLTEVMNLFPSQYIHIGGDEASKIWWKQSAETQKIMKEKGIKDEVALQSYFIHRIEKFVNSKGKTIIGWDEILDGGLAPNAIVMSWRGEKGGIAAAKVNQKVIMSPEEKLYLNHKQFLKDDSLAANKFLPLETVYNYEPVPAELNAEQAKYIWGAQGNLWSEYIANPAKVQYMLFPRIDALSEIQWSQKEQKSYPDFLNRLKTQFKRYDLMGITYSKRYLTP encoded by the coding sequence ATGAAGAAATTTATCCTTACCCTATTAATGTCATTACAGATTGTATTATTGCAAGCGCAATTACACATTATTCCTAAGCCTGTAGACATTAGGCCTGGGCTTTATCCTCAAAACACTATTTCATTAAATTCCAATACGGTAATAGGCATTAGTGACGAAAAGTCCTTGAAAGCCGCTCAGTTTTTAGCCAAATATTTAGCCAAATATTATCATTTAAACCTAAAAATCAGCAGTAACGAAAACGATTTATCTGGCGACAGGATCATGTTGTCAGTAATCAATTTTGAAGACTTTAAACCTCATCAATACTTTATAAACACCGATATCAAAAATATGGTTAACGTAGTTGCCAGTACAGAAGAAGGTTTATTTTACGCGGTACAAACCATCATTCAGCTCCTCCCCCCCCTGAAAACCTCTCCACTTAAATTTCCTTCCGTTTCTGTTATAGATTACCCCCGTTTCGATTACCGTGGCATGCACTTAGATGTAAGCCGTCATTTCTTCGATGTTGCTTTCATCAAACAGTACATCGATTATTTGGCACTTCATAAAATGAACTACTTCCATTGGCATTTAACCGACGACCATGGCTGGAGAATTGAAATCAAAAAATACCCGAAACTAACCGAAGTTGGCGCTTGGCGAAATGGCAGTATCATTGGTTTATGGCCAGGAAAAGGAAATGAAAACATCAAATATCAGGTTTTACCAAATGACGTGAAAATTACGCCTGAAAATGCGGTAATTAAAACAGATGGTATCCGCCACGGTGGTTTTTACACCCAAGACGAAGTTAAAGAAGTAATTAGATACGCTGCCGATAGATACATTACCGTTATCCCAGAAATTGAAATGCCCGCACATAGCATGGCGGCTTTGGCGGCTTATCCAGAGTTTGGCACCGACCCGAAAAGCGGTTACAAAGTAGCAGAAACCTGGGGAATGATGAACAAATACAATAACGTTTTTCAACCTACAGAAAAAACATTTGGCTTTTTAGAAGATGTTTTAACTGAAGTGATGAACCTATTTCCTTCGCAGTACATTCACATTGGTGGCGATGAAGCTTCAAAGATTTGGTGGAAACAATCTGCAGAAACGCAGAAAATTATGAAAGAGAAAGGTATCAAAGATGAGGTTGCCCTGCAAAGTTATTTCATTCATCGTATTGAGAAATTTGTAAACAGTAAAGGTAAAACCATCATTGGTTGGGATGAAATTTTAGATGGAGGCTTAGCTCCCAATGCCATTGTAATGAGTTGGAGAGGCGAAAAAGGGGGAATTGCCGCAGCAAAAGTGAACCAGAAAGTAATTATGTCGCCAGAGGAAAAACTTTATCTTAACCATAAGCAATTTTTGAAGGACGACAGCTTAGCCGCTAATAAATTCTTACCGCTAGAAACGGTTTATAACTACGAACCTGTACCTGCCGAATTAAACGCAGAACAAGCGAAATACATTTGGGGTGCACAGGGTAATTTATGGTCAGAGTATATTGCCAACCCGGCCAAGGTGCAGTATATGCTTTTCCCCCGTATAGATGCACTGAGCGAAATACAATGGTCGCAAAAAGAACAAAAGAGTTACCCAGATTTTCTTAACAGACTAAAAACACAGTTTAAACGATACGATTTAATGGGGATTACTTATAGCAAAAGGTATTTAACTCCGTAA
- the cmk gene encoding (d)CMP kinase: MRKNIVVAIDGYSSCGKSTLAKALAKKLGFIYIDSGAMYRAITLYFLRNNVDLENHDAIVDALQHIELNFHSKDYESHITLNGEEVSDEIRLMPVSEAVSPVSAIKEVRKEMVKQQQRMGKSKNIVMDGRDIGTAVFPDAQIKFFMTADPKIRAERRFKEMQAKGDNSITLEEVFENLAHRDYADTTREESPLTRAEDAIILDNTDITEAEQLTFALEKVQPFLTT, translated from the coding sequence ATGAGAAAAAATATAGTGGTAGCGATAGATGGTTACTCATCTTGCGGGAAAAGCACATTGGCGAAAGCTTTAGCAAAAAAATTGGGCTTTATTTACATCGATAGCGGCGCCATGTACAGAGCCATTACCTTATATTTTTTACGCAACAACGTTGATTTAGAAAATCATGATGCCATTGTAGATGCCCTACAACACATCGAACTGAATTTCCACTCTAAAGATTATGAATCTCATATTACCCTAAATGGCGAAGAAGTTTCTGATGAAATAAGATTGATGCCAGTTTCTGAAGCGGTAAGCCCAGTTTCGGCTATTAAAGAAGTGCGCAAGGAAATGGTAAAACAGCAGCAGCGCATGGGCAAATCTAAAAACATAGTGATGGATGGTAGAGATATTGGCACTGCCGTTTTCCCCGATGCACAGATAAAATTTTTCATGACTGCCGATCCAAAAATTAGGGCCGAACGGAGATTTAAAGAAATGCAAGCCAAGGGCGATAATAGCATCACTTTAGAAGAAGTATTCGAAAACTTGGCTCATCGCGACTATGCCGATACCACTAGAGAAGAAAGCCCGCTTACACGTGCTGAAGACGCTATTATTTTAGATAACACCGACATTACCGAAGCGGAACAATTAACGTTTGCCCTAGAAAAAGTACAACCCTTTTTAACTACCTAA